From Streptosporangium album, the proteins below share one genomic window:
- a CDS encoding Wzz/FepE/Etk N-terminal domain-containing protein, with amino-acid sequence MSLPPDVPVRRSGGEPADYTSLLRRRWPTLLIFLAAGLGGGAALFQLTPPAYTASTQVLVAATGLPEQTNQVTNRQREPLNLDTEVQIAQSATVAKKVKTALKSTPGPVEVSVPPNTSVLQISYTAADPRTAVAGADAYAQAYLANRRESTTQALDAQLKALLAKLKQVSASLVTVVDSLPALARGTAERTIALQRQNVLSRQVYNLTVKYDALKTIAVTPGSVISDAVTPARPSSPSAPLNLGSGLMLGLLAGAGVAWGRDRLDTRIRQGSDVKRLTGLDIVSAREIKELTGTGSAVLLVSVPGTTSREVTQAVRQLNERGIPVIGAIVTPPGEPSDTYNPRDSGPSSTRRTSTRSRRAPGPPPSDTLVFPA; translated from the coding sequence ATGAGCCTGCCGCCGGACGTCCCGGTCCGCCGCTCCGGCGGAGAGCCGGCGGACTACACGTCCCTTCTCCGTCGCAGATGGCCGACCCTCCTGATCTTCCTCGCGGCCGGGCTCGGCGGCGGCGCCGCCCTGTTCCAGCTCACCCCTCCCGCCTACACCGCCTCCACCCAGGTGCTGGTGGCCGCGACGGGCCTCCCCGAACAGACCAACCAGGTGACCAATCGGCAGCGCGAGCCGCTCAACCTCGACACCGAGGTGCAGATCGCCCAGTCCGCGACGGTCGCCAAGAAGGTCAAGACCGCGCTCAAGAGCACGCCGGGGCCCGTCGAGGTGTCCGTGCCGCCCAACACCTCGGTTCTGCAGATCTCCTACACCGCCGCCGACCCGCGCACCGCGGTCGCCGGGGCCGACGCCTATGCCCAGGCCTATCTGGCCAACCGGCGCGAGTCCACCACACAGGCACTGGACGCCCAGCTCAAGGCGCTTCTCGCCAAGCTGAAACAGGTCAGCGCGAGCCTGGTCACGGTGGTGGACTCGCTCCCCGCGCTGGCGCGGGGCACGGCCGAGCGGACCATCGCCCTGCAGCGGCAGAACGTCCTCAGCCGACAGGTCTACAACCTCACCGTCAAATACGACGCGCTCAAGACCATCGCCGTCACCCCGGGATCGGTGATCAGCGACGCGGTCACGCCGGCCAGGCCCAGCTCCCCCAGCGCCCCCCTCAACCTCGGCAGCGGCCTCATGCTCGGGCTGCTCGCCGGAGCCGGGGTCGCCTGGGGCCGCGACCGTCTGGACACCCGGATCCGCCAGGGCTCCGACGTAAAGCGCCTGACCGGCCTCGACATCGTCAGCGCACGGGAGATCAAGGAGCTGACGGGCACGGGGAGTGCCGTGCTGCTGGTCAGCGTGCCGGGTACGACCTCGCGGGAGGTGACGCAGGCCGTGCGGCAGCTCAACGAACGCGGGATCCCGGTGATCGGCGCGATCGTCACCCCGCCGGGCGAGCCGTCTGACACCTACAACCCCCGCGACTCCGGCCCGTCCTCCACGAGGAGGACCTCCACCCGGAGCCGGCGTGCGCCGGGCCCGCCCCCGAGCGACACGCTGGTCTTTCCGGCATGA